One window of the Helicoverpa zea isolate HzStark_Cry1AcR chromosome 7, ilHelZeax1.1, whole genome shotgun sequence genome contains the following:
- the LOC124632152 gene encoding uncharacterized protein LOC124632152, whose product MLTLTNIIFITISIIFLPKCIAVDYCGTNYCNSSKQHTLCKYKGQASHCTAYEKTILTANDRQIILDKINSRRNKVAAGEIRSLPPAESMLKMEWNKELEISAQRWADQCVKHRVPDIQDTCRDLGKLTVGQNIATIHGESSGLVPFALVDVWYMELLNINSSIMLRYKPSETSNSHYDYFTQLVWEESNQVGCGGVKFKERLDDANKKYRTIYRLVCNFAPAGNIRNRSVYSSGVPCSRCPIDGSCDSVYEALCLQNSITINDAQEENSAISYRSDDVTENTTTNVFPAVTETITEDVISTSTESIQFISDVTLGREIFTPFDYFSHLFDYTKQLITSRTNTSSCKNIMAVDNFVELLKKKLINDPLIKDLLSTSKSHTISNSEASFDDVGVAAFIDGVYSKKELPTTSKPMTSEFVNSTFLVDLIEAVIFRSGDKMPISEKSSPNTPPLSSVQRVMVQAELAEVKQNNEFTGHYFFPEDEEESNTESIESIETYYDDINLPVSDLVLEDLKISTVTNDFLDDILDSDTSIESTTAIAMLSPDSINLYKSGHGVMKKFLQNINQNTNSK is encoded by the exons GGACAAGCCAGCCATTGTACAGCttatgaaaaaacaattttgaccGCAAATGATAGACAAATCATTCTGGATAAAATAAACAGTCGACGTAATAAAGTCGCCGCCGGTGAAATCCGATCTCTTCCACCTGCTGAAAGTATGCTAAAGATG GAATGGAACAAAGAGTTAGAAATTTCAGCGCAAAGGTGGGCGGACCAGTGTGTAAAACACAGGGTACCTGACATTCAAGATACTTGTCGAGATTTAG GAAAATTAACAGTTGGTCAAAATATTGCTACGATACACGGTGAATCTTCCGGACTAGTACCCTTTGCCCTGGTCGACGTGTGGTACATGGAATTGCTGAACATCAATTCTTCGATAATGTTACGATATAAACC GTCTGAAACCAGTAATTCCCATTATGATTATTTTACACAACTTGTTTGGGAGGAGTCAAATCAAGTCGGCTGTGGCGGAGTTAAATTTAAA GAACGCCTTGAcgatgcaaataaaaaatatagaacgaTTTATAGATTGGTATGCAATTTTGCCCCCGCCGGCAATATTCGAAACAGATCTGTTTATTCGAGTGGTGTACCTTGCTCTAGATGTCCTATTGATGGCTCTTGTGATTCGGTATATGAAGCACTGTGTC TTCAAAACTCTATAACGATAAATGATGCACAAGAAGAAAATAGCGCTATTTCCTATCGATCCGACGATGTGACTGAAAATACTACCACAAATGTTTTTCCGGCCGTTACAGAAACTATTACTGAAGATGTGATATCTACGTCAACTGAAAGCATACAGTTTATTTCTGATGTCACATTAGGAAGAGAAATCTTTACACCATTCGATTACTTTTCtcatttatttgattatacGAAGCAATTGATAACTTCACGTACTAATACAAGTTCATGCAAAAATATTATGGCTGTAGACAACTTCGTAGAATTACTGAAGAAAAAGTTAATAAACGATCCTCTGATAAAAGACCTACTATCCACATCAAAATCACATACGATTAGTAATTCTGAAGCCTCATTTGATGATGTCGGTGTGGCAGCTTTCATTGACGGAGTGTACAGTAAAAAAGAGCTGCCTACAACATCAAAACCAATGACGAGTGAATTCGTAAATTCTACATTTTTAGTCGATTTGATTGAAGCTGTGATATTCAGAAGTGGTG aCAAAATGCCGATATCTGAGAAAAGCAGTCCAAATACTCCACCTTTGTCTTCAGTTCAACGTGTTATGGTTCAGGCAGAACTTGCAGAAGTTAAACAAAATAACGAGTTCACTGGGCATTACTTTTTTCCTGAAGATGAGGAAGAGAGTAACACTGAAAGCATAGAAAGCATAGAAACCTACTATGATGATATAAATTTGCCTGTGTCAGACTTGGTCCtagaagatttaaaaataagcacAGTTACCAACGATTTTTTAGACGATATTTTAGATTCTGATACCTCCATTGAAAGTACGACTGCAATCGCTATGTTGTCCCCGGATAGTATAAATTTGTATAAAAGCGGGCATGGcgttatgaaaaagtttttgcaaaatattaacCAGAATACTAACTCAAAATGA